One window from the genome of Salvelinus fontinalis isolate EN_2023a chromosome 3, ASM2944872v1, whole genome shotgun sequence encodes:
- the LOC129851196 gene encoding ephrin type-A receptor 2-like isoform X3 codes for MDFRRVTFYSLFLYLFINHIFITLHAKEQVLLDMKASGGELGWLTWPYEEGWEIVQTVVNGSLLYTYSVCNIDAGEQDNWLRTTFIQGRPGTTRISVELHFVVRDCNTFDGASLACKETFNLHMFEADADVGTSFHKGQFRKVATIASDEITQGRGVLKVNVETRTMGPLSRKGFYLAFQDMGACVALLSVRVYYKTCPSTVQSLAAFPETVTDALREVEGTCVQNAMSQATPRIYCTAEGEWVVPVGQCQCRGGYEVVGDSCQACTPGSFKDSMSSESCEVCPENTEPSTAGALLCPCMEGFYRSPSDPLMSACSAPPSAPRDLASTTLSADGRLQLSWSPPLVTGGRRDICYSVVCERCTGALCVPCGEKVRFQPDPTDLQDTVVTVSQLEPHLNYTFTVEARSGVSQYSSQRPSSTITTSLHFTDPPKVTSIRLDERSPSSLSLSWALSSRAPSHITHRYELMYRRKEDDSERDVTAYTVLVLDKSTVQISDLSPDTTYVFRVQALSPEGNPGGYSMKHEFKTLPIESQVQNYTGVMGAVVGGGIMLLVVVVLLLLHKRRMNYRHRQGSEDPYFFSTDQLKPLKTYVDPHMYEDPNTAILKFASEIHPSLVTKQKAIGAGEFGEVYRGVMKAPRRGEVAVAIKTLKPGYTEKQKQDFLSEASIMGQFSHQNIIRLEGVITKSVKHAMIVTEYMENGALDNYLKDHDGEMSSYQLVGMLRGIAAGMKYLSDMSYVHRDLAARNVLVNSNLECKVSDFGLSRVLEDDPEGTYTTSGGKIPIRWTAPEAIAYRKFTSASDVWSFGIVLWEVMAFGERPYWDMSNHEVMKAINEAFRLPAPMDCPSTVYQLMLQCWLQDRSKRPRFPDIVNILDKLLRSPESLKTIAHFDPRVSIRLPSTSGCDGSPFRSVPEWLESIKMSQYTESFACAGITTMDQVLSMRHEDIRNIGVRLPGHMKRIAYSIVGLKDQTSSLSVCSTVFAV; via the exons atgGATTTCCGTCGTGTTACTTTTTATTCTTTGTTTTTGTATCTATTTATTAACCATATATTTATTACTCTTCACGCGAAAGAAC AGGTGCTGCTGGATATGAAAGCTTCAGGAGGCGAGTTGGGATGGTTGACCTGGCCATATGAAGAAGGG tggGAGATAGTCCAGACAGTGGTGAATGGCTCCCTCCTCTACACTTACAGTGTGTGTAACATCGACGCGGGTGAGCAGGACAACTGGCTCCGAACCACCTTCATCCAGGGGCGCCCAGGGACCACCCGCATCTCTGTGGAGCTGCACTTCGTTGTGCGGGACTGCAACACCTTCGACGGCGCCTCGCTCGCCTGCAAAGAGACCTTCAACCTGCACATGTTCGAGGCCGATGCCGATGTGGGCACCAGCTTCCATAAGGGCCAGTTCCGCAAAGTGGCCACCATCGCGTCGGACGAAATCACGCAAGGCCGCGGTGTGCTGAAGGTAAACGTGGAGACACGGACAATGGGCCCTCTATCCAGGAAGGGCTTCTACCTGGCCTTCCAGGACATGGGAGCGTGTGTGGCACTGCTCTCTGTGAGGGTGTACTACAAGACTTGCCCGTCCACCGTGCAGAGCCTGGCCGCCTTCCCAGAGACGGTAACAGATGCcctgagggaggtggagggaacaTGTGTGCAGAACGCCATGAGCCAGGCCACCCCACGCATCTACTGCACCGCTGAGGGAGAGTGGGTGGTGCCCGTGGGACAGTGCCAATGCCGCGGAGGCTATGAAGTTGTTGGAGACTCCTGCCAAG CATGTACGCCAGGCTCCTTTAAAGACTCTATGTCCAGTGAGTCCTGTGAGGTTTGTCCTGAGAATACTGAGCCATCCACAGCCGGCGCCCTCCTGTGTCCATGTATGGAGGGATTCTACCGCTCCCCATCAGACCCTCTTATGTCAGCCTGCTCTG ccccacccagCGCCCCTCGTGACCTGGCCTCCACCACTCTGTCAGCGGACGGCAGGCTGCAGCTTTCCTGGAGCCCCCCACTGGTGACAGGAGGCCGCCGGGACATCTGCTACAGCGTGGTGTGTGAGCGCTGCACCGGGGCCCTGTGTGTGCCCTGTGGGGAGAAGGTCCGCTTCCAGCCCGACCCTACGGACCTCCAGGACACGGTGGTGACTGTCAGCCAGTTGGAGCCCCACCTCAACTACACGTTCACTGTAGAGGCCCGCAGCGGAGTGTCTCAGTACAGCAGCCAGAGACCCAGCAGCACCATCACCACCTCTCTGCACTTCACTGATCCCCCCAAGGTGACGTCCATCCGTCTGGACGAGCGGAGCCCCAGCAGCCTGTCTCTGTCCTGGGCTCTGTCCAGCCGAGCACCATCCCATATCACCCACCGCTATGAACTCATGTACCGCAGGAAG GAGGACGACAGTGAACGTGATGTCACTGCATACACAGTCCTGGTTCTGGACAAGAGTACGGTACAGATCAGTGACCTCTCCCCTGACACGACCTACGTGTTCAGAGTCCAGGCTCTCAGCCCTGAGGGAAACCCAGGGGGATACAGCATGAAGCATGAGTTCAAAACCTTGCCCATTG AGTCTCAGGTCCAGAACTACACAGGGGTTATGGGagctgtagtaggaggaggaatCATGCTGCTCGTCGTTGTAGTCCTTCTACTGCTGCACAAACG GAGAATGAACTACCGTCATAGACAGGGATCAGAGGACCCCTACTTCTTCAGCACAG ATCAACTGAAGCCCCTGAAGACCTACGTTGACCCACACATGTACGAGGACCCCAACACGGCTATCCTGAAGTTTGCCAGCGAGATTCATCCCAGTCTTGTCACTAAGCAAAAAGCCATCGGAGCAG GAGAGTTTGGGGAAGTGTACCGTGGTGTGATGAAGGCtccaaggagaggagaggtagcgGTAGCCATCAAGACATTGAAGCCAGGCTACACAGAGAAGCAGAAGCAGGATTTCCTGAGTGAAGCTAGCATCATGGGCCAGTTCTCCCACCAGAACATCATCCGCCTGGAGGGAGTCATCACCAAGT CAGTCAAGCATGCCATGATTGTGACAGAATACATGGAGAATGGAGCGCTTGACAACTATCTAAAGGACCATGATGGGGAGATGTCATCGTACCAGCTGGTGGGCATGCTGCGTGGCATCGCGGCCGGCATGAAGTACCTCTCTGACATGAGCTATGTTCACCGAGACCTGGCTGCCCGCAACGTTCTGGTCAACAGCAACCTGGAGTGCAAGGTGTCTGACTTCGGCCTGTCCCGCGTGCTGGAAGACGATCCTGAGGGCACCTACACCACCAGC GGAGGGAAGATCCCCATCCGCTGGACCGCCCCAGAGGCTATCGCCTACAGGAAGTTCACCTCGGCCAGCGACGTGTGGAGCTTCGGCATAGTCTTGTGGGAAGTCATGGCCTTCGGAGAACGACCCTACTGGGACATGAGCAACCATGAG GTGATGAAGGCCATTAACGAGGCCTTCCGGCTGCCTGCACCCATGGACTGTCCATCCACCGTTTACCAGCTGATGCTGCAGTGTTGGCTGCAGGACCGCTCCAAACGACCTCGCTTCCCAGACATCGTCAACATCCTGGACAAACTTCTCCGGAGCCCAGAATCTCTGAAAACCATTGCTCACTTTGATCCCCG TGTGTCCATCCGCCTCCCCAGCACCAGTGGCTGTGACGGCTCCCCCTTCAGGTCTGTGCCGGAATGGCTGGAGTCCATCAAGATGAGCCAGTACACTGAGAGCTTTGCCTGCGCTGGAATCACAACCATGGATCAGGTGCTATCCATGAGGCATGA GGACATCAGGAACATTGGCGTGCGGTTACCAGGTCACATGAAGAGAATCGCCTACAGCATCGTTGGACTTAAAGACCAGACCAGCTCACTCAGTGTTTGCAGTACAGTGTTTGCAGTGTGA
- the LOC129851196 gene encoding ephrin type-A receptor 2-like isoform X1, with protein sequence MPPVFLWNFRLKRRAVNTGSAHRSSAIFRDQIREELPSKVFFKMDFRRVTFYSLFLYLFINHIFITLHAKEQVLLDMKASGGELGWLTWPYEEGWEIVQTVVNGSLLYTYSVCNIDAGEQDNWLRTTFIQGRPGTTRISVELHFVVRDCNTFDGASLACKETFNLHMFEADADVGTSFHKGQFRKVATIASDEITQGRGVLKVNVETRTMGPLSRKGFYLAFQDMGACVALLSVRVYYKTCPSTVQSLAAFPETVTDALREVEGTCVQNAMSQATPRIYCTAEGEWVVPVGQCQCRGGYEVVGDSCQACTPGSFKDSMSSESCEVCPENTEPSTAGALLCPCMEGFYRSPSDPLMSACSAPPSAPRDLASTTLSADGRLQLSWSPPLVTGGRRDICYSVVCERCTGALCVPCGEKVRFQPDPTDLQDTVVTVSQLEPHLNYTFTVEARSGVSQYSSQRPSSTITTSLHFTDPPKVTSIRLDERSPSSLSLSWALSSRAPSHITHRYELMYRRKEDDSERDVTAYTVLVLDKSTVQISDLSPDTTYVFRVQALSPEGNPGGYSMKHEFKTLPIAESQVQNYTGVMGAVVGGGIMLLVVVVLLLLHKRRMNYRHRQGSEDPYFFSTDQLKPLKTYVDPHMYEDPNTAILKFASEIHPSLVTKQKAIGAGEFGEVYRGVMKAPRRGEVAVAIKTLKPGYTEKQKQDFLSEASIMGQFSHQNIIRLEGVITKFKHAMIVTEYMENGALDNYLKDHDGEMSSYQLVGMLRGIAAGMKYLSDMSYVHRDLAARNVLVNSNLECKVSDFGLSRVLEDDPEGTYTTSGGKIPIRWTAPEAIAYRKFTSASDVWSFGIVLWEVMAFGERPYWDMSNHEVMKAINEAFRLPAPMDCPSTVYQLMLQCWLQDRSKRPRFPDIVNILDKLLRSPESLKTIAHFDPRVSIRLPSTSGCDGSPFRSVPEWLESIKMSQYTESFACAGITTMDQVLSMRHEDIRNIGVRLPGHMKRIAYSIVGLKDQTSSLSVCSTVFAV encoded by the exons ATGCCACCTGTTTTTCTATGGAACTTTCGGCTGAAACGAAGGGCGGTTAACACCGGTAGTGCTCACAGAAGTTCGGCGATATTCCGAGATCAGATCAGAGAGGAATTGCCgtcaaaagttttttttaaaatgGATTTCCGTCGTGTTACTTTTTATTCTTTGTTTTTGTATCTATTTATTAACCATATATTTATTACTCTTCACGCGAAAGAAC AGGTGCTGCTGGATATGAAAGCTTCAGGAGGCGAGTTGGGATGGTTGACCTGGCCATATGAAGAAGGG tggGAGATAGTCCAGACAGTGGTGAATGGCTCCCTCCTCTACACTTACAGTGTGTGTAACATCGACGCGGGTGAGCAGGACAACTGGCTCCGAACCACCTTCATCCAGGGGCGCCCAGGGACCACCCGCATCTCTGTGGAGCTGCACTTCGTTGTGCGGGACTGCAACACCTTCGACGGCGCCTCGCTCGCCTGCAAAGAGACCTTCAACCTGCACATGTTCGAGGCCGATGCCGATGTGGGCACCAGCTTCCATAAGGGCCAGTTCCGCAAAGTGGCCACCATCGCGTCGGACGAAATCACGCAAGGCCGCGGTGTGCTGAAGGTAAACGTGGAGACACGGACAATGGGCCCTCTATCCAGGAAGGGCTTCTACCTGGCCTTCCAGGACATGGGAGCGTGTGTGGCACTGCTCTCTGTGAGGGTGTACTACAAGACTTGCCCGTCCACCGTGCAGAGCCTGGCCGCCTTCCCAGAGACGGTAACAGATGCcctgagggaggtggagggaacaTGTGTGCAGAACGCCATGAGCCAGGCCACCCCACGCATCTACTGCACCGCTGAGGGAGAGTGGGTGGTGCCCGTGGGACAGTGCCAATGCCGCGGAGGCTATGAAGTTGTTGGAGACTCCTGCCAAG CATGTACGCCAGGCTCCTTTAAAGACTCTATGTCCAGTGAGTCCTGTGAGGTTTGTCCTGAGAATACTGAGCCATCCACAGCCGGCGCCCTCCTGTGTCCATGTATGGAGGGATTCTACCGCTCCCCATCAGACCCTCTTATGTCAGCCTGCTCTG ccccacccagCGCCCCTCGTGACCTGGCCTCCACCACTCTGTCAGCGGACGGCAGGCTGCAGCTTTCCTGGAGCCCCCCACTGGTGACAGGAGGCCGCCGGGACATCTGCTACAGCGTGGTGTGTGAGCGCTGCACCGGGGCCCTGTGTGTGCCCTGTGGGGAGAAGGTCCGCTTCCAGCCCGACCCTACGGACCTCCAGGACACGGTGGTGACTGTCAGCCAGTTGGAGCCCCACCTCAACTACACGTTCACTGTAGAGGCCCGCAGCGGAGTGTCTCAGTACAGCAGCCAGAGACCCAGCAGCACCATCACCACCTCTCTGCACTTCACTGATCCCCCCAAGGTGACGTCCATCCGTCTGGACGAGCGGAGCCCCAGCAGCCTGTCTCTGTCCTGGGCTCTGTCCAGCCGAGCACCATCCCATATCACCCACCGCTATGAACTCATGTACCGCAGGAAG GAGGACGACAGTGAACGTGATGTCACTGCATACACAGTCCTGGTTCTGGACAAGAGTACGGTACAGATCAGTGACCTCTCCCCTGACACGACCTACGTGTTCAGAGTCCAGGCTCTCAGCCCTGAGGGAAACCCAGGGGGATACAGCATGAAGCATGAGTTCAAAACCTTGCCCATTG CAGAGTCTCAGGTCCAGAACTACACAGGGGTTATGGGagctgtagtaggaggaggaatCATGCTGCTCGTCGTTGTAGTCCTTCTACTGCTGCACAAACG GAGAATGAACTACCGTCATAGACAGGGATCAGAGGACCCCTACTTCTTCAGCACAG ATCAACTGAAGCCCCTGAAGACCTACGTTGACCCACACATGTACGAGGACCCCAACACGGCTATCCTGAAGTTTGCCAGCGAGATTCATCCCAGTCTTGTCACTAAGCAAAAAGCCATCGGAGCAG GAGAGTTTGGGGAAGTGTACCGTGGTGTGATGAAGGCtccaaggagaggagaggtagcgGTAGCCATCAAGACATTGAAGCCAGGCTACACAGAGAAGCAGAAGCAGGATTTCCTGAGTGAAGCTAGCATCATGGGCCAGTTCTCCCACCAGAACATCATCCGCCTGGAGGGAGTCATCACCAAGT TCAAGCATGCCATGATTGTGACAGAATACATGGAGAATGGAGCGCTTGACAACTATCTAAAGGACCATGATGGGGAGATGTCATCGTACCAGCTGGTGGGCATGCTGCGTGGCATCGCGGCCGGCATGAAGTACCTCTCTGACATGAGCTATGTTCACCGAGACCTGGCTGCCCGCAACGTTCTGGTCAACAGCAACCTGGAGTGCAAGGTGTCTGACTTCGGCCTGTCCCGCGTGCTGGAAGACGATCCTGAGGGCACCTACACCACCAGC GGAGGGAAGATCCCCATCCGCTGGACCGCCCCAGAGGCTATCGCCTACAGGAAGTTCACCTCGGCCAGCGACGTGTGGAGCTTCGGCATAGTCTTGTGGGAAGTCATGGCCTTCGGAGAACGACCCTACTGGGACATGAGCAACCATGAG GTGATGAAGGCCATTAACGAGGCCTTCCGGCTGCCTGCACCCATGGACTGTCCATCCACCGTTTACCAGCTGATGCTGCAGTGTTGGCTGCAGGACCGCTCCAAACGACCTCGCTTCCCAGACATCGTCAACATCCTGGACAAACTTCTCCGGAGCCCAGAATCTCTGAAAACCATTGCTCACTTTGATCCCCG TGTGTCCATCCGCCTCCCCAGCACCAGTGGCTGTGACGGCTCCCCCTTCAGGTCTGTGCCGGAATGGCTGGAGTCCATCAAGATGAGCCAGTACACTGAGAGCTTTGCCTGCGCTGGAATCACAACCATGGATCAGGTGCTATCCATGAGGCATGA GGACATCAGGAACATTGGCGTGCGGTTACCAGGTCACATGAAGAGAATCGCCTACAGCATCGTTGGACTTAAAGACCAGACCAGCTCACTCAGTGTTTGCAGTACAGTGTTTGCAGTGTGA
- the LOC129851196 gene encoding ephrin type-A receptor 2-like isoform X2 produces MDFRRVTFYSLFLYLFINHIFITLHAKEQVLLDMKASGGELGWLTWPYEEGWEIVQTVVNGSLLYTYSVCNIDAGEQDNWLRTTFIQGRPGTTRISVELHFVVRDCNTFDGASLACKETFNLHMFEADADVGTSFHKGQFRKVATIASDEITQGRGVLKVNVETRTMGPLSRKGFYLAFQDMGACVALLSVRVYYKTCPSTVQSLAAFPETVTDALREVEGTCVQNAMSQATPRIYCTAEGEWVVPVGQCQCRGGYEVVGDSCQACTPGSFKDSMSSESCEVCPENTEPSTAGALLCPCMEGFYRSPSDPLMSACSAPPSAPRDLASTTLSADGRLQLSWSPPLVTGGRRDICYSVVCERCTGALCVPCGEKVRFQPDPTDLQDTVVTVSQLEPHLNYTFTVEARSGVSQYSSQRPSSTITTSLHFTDPPKVTSIRLDERSPSSLSLSWALSSRAPSHITHRYELMYRRKEDDSERDVTAYTVLVLDKSTVQISDLSPDTTYVFRVQALSPEGNPGGYSMKHEFKTLPIAESQVQNYTGVMGAVVGGGIMLLVVVVLLLLHKRRMNYRHRQGSEDPYFFSTDQLKPLKTYVDPHMYEDPNTAILKFASEIHPSLVTKQKAIGAGEFGEVYRGVMKAPRRGEVAVAIKTLKPGYTEKQKQDFLSEASIMGQFSHQNIIRLEGVITKSVKHAMIVTEYMENGALDNYLKDHDGEMSSYQLVGMLRGIAAGMKYLSDMSYVHRDLAARNVLVNSNLECKVSDFGLSRVLEDDPEGTYTTSGGKIPIRWTAPEAIAYRKFTSASDVWSFGIVLWEVMAFGERPYWDMSNHEVMKAINEAFRLPAPMDCPSTVYQLMLQCWLQDRSKRPRFPDIVNILDKLLRSPESLKTIAHFDPRVSIRLPSTSGCDGSPFRSVPEWLESIKMSQYTESFACAGITTMDQVLSMRHEDIRNIGVRLPGHMKRIAYSIVGLKDQTSSLSVCSTVFAV; encoded by the exons atgGATTTCCGTCGTGTTACTTTTTATTCTTTGTTTTTGTATCTATTTATTAACCATATATTTATTACTCTTCACGCGAAAGAAC AGGTGCTGCTGGATATGAAAGCTTCAGGAGGCGAGTTGGGATGGTTGACCTGGCCATATGAAGAAGGG tggGAGATAGTCCAGACAGTGGTGAATGGCTCCCTCCTCTACACTTACAGTGTGTGTAACATCGACGCGGGTGAGCAGGACAACTGGCTCCGAACCACCTTCATCCAGGGGCGCCCAGGGACCACCCGCATCTCTGTGGAGCTGCACTTCGTTGTGCGGGACTGCAACACCTTCGACGGCGCCTCGCTCGCCTGCAAAGAGACCTTCAACCTGCACATGTTCGAGGCCGATGCCGATGTGGGCACCAGCTTCCATAAGGGCCAGTTCCGCAAAGTGGCCACCATCGCGTCGGACGAAATCACGCAAGGCCGCGGTGTGCTGAAGGTAAACGTGGAGACACGGACAATGGGCCCTCTATCCAGGAAGGGCTTCTACCTGGCCTTCCAGGACATGGGAGCGTGTGTGGCACTGCTCTCTGTGAGGGTGTACTACAAGACTTGCCCGTCCACCGTGCAGAGCCTGGCCGCCTTCCCAGAGACGGTAACAGATGCcctgagggaggtggagggaacaTGTGTGCAGAACGCCATGAGCCAGGCCACCCCACGCATCTACTGCACCGCTGAGGGAGAGTGGGTGGTGCCCGTGGGACAGTGCCAATGCCGCGGAGGCTATGAAGTTGTTGGAGACTCCTGCCAAG CATGTACGCCAGGCTCCTTTAAAGACTCTATGTCCAGTGAGTCCTGTGAGGTTTGTCCTGAGAATACTGAGCCATCCACAGCCGGCGCCCTCCTGTGTCCATGTATGGAGGGATTCTACCGCTCCCCATCAGACCCTCTTATGTCAGCCTGCTCTG ccccacccagCGCCCCTCGTGACCTGGCCTCCACCACTCTGTCAGCGGACGGCAGGCTGCAGCTTTCCTGGAGCCCCCCACTGGTGACAGGAGGCCGCCGGGACATCTGCTACAGCGTGGTGTGTGAGCGCTGCACCGGGGCCCTGTGTGTGCCCTGTGGGGAGAAGGTCCGCTTCCAGCCCGACCCTACGGACCTCCAGGACACGGTGGTGACTGTCAGCCAGTTGGAGCCCCACCTCAACTACACGTTCACTGTAGAGGCCCGCAGCGGAGTGTCTCAGTACAGCAGCCAGAGACCCAGCAGCACCATCACCACCTCTCTGCACTTCACTGATCCCCCCAAGGTGACGTCCATCCGTCTGGACGAGCGGAGCCCCAGCAGCCTGTCTCTGTCCTGGGCTCTGTCCAGCCGAGCACCATCCCATATCACCCACCGCTATGAACTCATGTACCGCAGGAAG GAGGACGACAGTGAACGTGATGTCACTGCATACACAGTCCTGGTTCTGGACAAGAGTACGGTACAGATCAGTGACCTCTCCCCTGACACGACCTACGTGTTCAGAGTCCAGGCTCTCAGCCCTGAGGGAAACCCAGGGGGATACAGCATGAAGCATGAGTTCAAAACCTTGCCCATTG CAGAGTCTCAGGTCCAGAACTACACAGGGGTTATGGGagctgtagtaggaggaggaatCATGCTGCTCGTCGTTGTAGTCCTTCTACTGCTGCACAAACG GAGAATGAACTACCGTCATAGACAGGGATCAGAGGACCCCTACTTCTTCAGCACAG ATCAACTGAAGCCCCTGAAGACCTACGTTGACCCACACATGTACGAGGACCCCAACACGGCTATCCTGAAGTTTGCCAGCGAGATTCATCCCAGTCTTGTCACTAAGCAAAAAGCCATCGGAGCAG GAGAGTTTGGGGAAGTGTACCGTGGTGTGATGAAGGCtccaaggagaggagaggtagcgGTAGCCATCAAGACATTGAAGCCAGGCTACACAGAGAAGCAGAAGCAGGATTTCCTGAGTGAAGCTAGCATCATGGGCCAGTTCTCCCACCAGAACATCATCCGCCTGGAGGGAGTCATCACCAAGT CAGTCAAGCATGCCATGATTGTGACAGAATACATGGAGAATGGAGCGCTTGACAACTATCTAAAGGACCATGATGGGGAGATGTCATCGTACCAGCTGGTGGGCATGCTGCGTGGCATCGCGGCCGGCATGAAGTACCTCTCTGACATGAGCTATGTTCACCGAGACCTGGCTGCCCGCAACGTTCTGGTCAACAGCAACCTGGAGTGCAAGGTGTCTGACTTCGGCCTGTCCCGCGTGCTGGAAGACGATCCTGAGGGCACCTACACCACCAGC GGAGGGAAGATCCCCATCCGCTGGACCGCCCCAGAGGCTATCGCCTACAGGAAGTTCACCTCGGCCAGCGACGTGTGGAGCTTCGGCATAGTCTTGTGGGAAGTCATGGCCTTCGGAGAACGACCCTACTGGGACATGAGCAACCATGAG GTGATGAAGGCCATTAACGAGGCCTTCCGGCTGCCTGCACCCATGGACTGTCCATCCACCGTTTACCAGCTGATGCTGCAGTGTTGGCTGCAGGACCGCTCCAAACGACCTCGCTTCCCAGACATCGTCAACATCCTGGACAAACTTCTCCGGAGCCCAGAATCTCTGAAAACCATTGCTCACTTTGATCCCCG TGTGTCCATCCGCCTCCCCAGCACCAGTGGCTGTGACGGCTCCCCCTTCAGGTCTGTGCCGGAATGGCTGGAGTCCATCAAGATGAGCCAGTACACTGAGAGCTTTGCCTGCGCTGGAATCACAACCATGGATCAGGTGCTATCCATGAGGCATGA GGACATCAGGAACATTGGCGTGCGGTTACCAGGTCACATGAAGAGAATCGCCTACAGCATCGTTGGACTTAAAGACCAGACCAGCTCACTCAGTGTTTGCAGTACAGTGTTTGCAGTGTGA